CCCTTCGGGCCCTGGCCGAGGGACTCCAGTGCGATCCGACCGCCCTGTTCGGCGCTGCCGTGCGCTTGCAGATCGGCACCCGCCGCCAGGGTCAGGCCGCTGCCGGCCTTGAGGTCCAGCGTGGCGTTGTCGCCTTGGGCCTTCAGGCTGCCGTCTATCCGGACGGAACCCAGGTCTGCCGCGAGTTCGACCGTGCGCGCCGCCACGGTGTCGCCCGCATTCAGGTGCAGGTCTCCGGTGCGCGCCCTCAGGCTGATGCCGTCGCTGAATCCGGCCGATGCCAGCGTGCCGGCCAACCCGCCCACGTCGCCATTGTTCTGCAGGGCACGGACGTCGAGGGCGAAACGGCCGCCGCGTTCCGCGCCCTGGGCGTCGACGCTGCCTTCGAAACGGAATCCGCCCGCTGCCGCTGACACCACCAGCTCGCCGCCCTTGCTTCCGTTGAGTGCGAGCTTGGCGCCGGATTCCAGCGCGACGTTGCCGGTCCGGCTGGAGAGTTCCACCGCGCCGCCGTCGGTCTTGATGGTGGCGTTGCCGATCCTCACTTCCCGGCCGGAAACGTCGATGTTCGAGCCGGCGGCGAGGACCACGTCGCCCTTCAGCGCATCGAGCTTGACGACGCCGGACTTGAGCGCAATCGTCCCGGCGTTCCGGATGCTGTCCGCGGTGATGGACAACTGGGCGCCGAGTGCGTCGGCGGCGGCCTGAGCGGTGCCGGACGACCGGATGCCCACCGCATGGCCGGTGGCGTCGATCCGGGTGTCCGCCCCGCGGTCGCCGGTGACGACGGGGGCGCTGAAGTCGAGGTCGGCCGATGCGGTCAGCGTGCCCGTACCCGAGCCGATGATCGCCTTGCCGGCTTCGAAACTCACGTTGGAATAGCCCTTGAGCGCGTAGGCGCCTTCGCCCAGTTCGATGGTGTCGGCGACCAGCGAAAGGGCGCCGGTGCCGTTGCCGGTACGGCTGGTGCTCACATCGAGCGGATTTTCCAGGCGGATGTCGCCGGCCTTGATGCTTGCGGTCTGGCCGGCGTTGTCGAACCCCAGGAGTCCGCCCGAGCGCAGGACGAGTTGCTGCGAGGCCAGTTCGACGGCGCCGAACAGGCTGATGTCGCTGCCGCTGTTCAGGCGCAGTTCGTTCGCCTGGAGGGCGTTCAGCGCGGCCTGACTCAGCGCCAGGCCGTTCTGGAAGCTGGCGTCTGCGCCCAGGCCGATGCGGCTGGCGCCCAGCGAAACCGAGCCGCCCTGGGCCAGGAGCTTGCCGGAAAGGTCCATGTCGGCGGTGGCGTCGACGATCATGGAATTCGACGTGGCCAGCGTCGCGCCCGAACCGATGACGATCGAGCCGGTACGTCCCGAGACCCCGCTGCGCTGGAGGTCGGCCTGATCCGAAGTCGATACCCGCAGGAAGGCGGCGTCGCCGTCGAGTTCGTAGACCTTCGGCGTGCCGGTGTCCTTGGTCGAGCCTTCGGCGGTGATGCCGGAACCCTTCGCGAGGGTAATGTTTTCCTTGGCGGTGAGGATGAACTCGGCGCCCCTGAGCTTGGCATTTTGCTCCAGGGAAATGTTCGAGGCGTGGGTATCGATCGTGACGGCGCCATCGGCGGTGTCGCGTACGCCGCCGATGGCGATGCTGGCGACGCCCAGGCCGTTGAGTTTCTCCGCGACCAGCTTGATGGCGTTGCCCGTCGCCTGCCCGGCCGCGCCTTCCGATACGATGGCGATGTTGGCGGCGTCGATGTCGAGGCGGCCGCCGCGGCCATTGGCGGCGGCCTTGGCCGACACCCGTCCGTCCAGGCCCAGCGCCGTTTCCGCCGAGATGAGCAGGGAGCCGGCGTCGCGCGGAAGATAGGGTACGGCGGCCTCGTTCTTGGCCGCCTTGGCGGAGAAGAAGTCGTTGGCGCCGGAGGTCGAGTATTCGGCACGGGTGCGGGCGGCGCTTCCGAGTTCCACCGCGAAGCCGCTCCAGAGCGCATCGCGTATGCCCGTGCCGGAAACGGTCCGGTAGCCGGCGACGATGGGGGCGCCGTCGGCGCGCTGGAGATTGAGGCCCGGCACGATGTCGGCGGCGCCTTTGTCGGGCGTCACCAGGTAGGCGCCGGGGAGGAGCGCGTAATGGGCCGGCAGGAGGACGTAGTAGCCGGCCTTGAGTCCGCCGCCGCCGGAGAGGTAGACGCTGTCGCCGACCTTCAGGCCGGAGTTCGCGGATTCCAGCGGATCGTAGGGGGCCGTCGTGCCCTTGAAGGCGGGCAGGATGGCGTAGGCTCCCTGGTAGCCCTTGCTCGTGGGGTCGAGCAGGTCGTACGAACCGCCCGGTCCCGGCACGAATTCGAAGGCGAACAAGTCGCCGCCGCCCCGGGTGTCGACCACCGAGCCGTCGGCGATGTCGACCTTCTGACCGTCGAGCACCAGTTTCTTTTCCGGCGGCGCGGTGAAGACCAGGTTCTGGTCGCCCAGCGGGTAGATCCAGTCCAGTCCGCCCTGGGTGCGGCCGAAAGGAATGATTGCACCCTTGGCCGAATTGGAGGTGATGCTGCCCGCGGCCAGCTCGAGGTGCTTGGAGGCCTGGAAATTCAGCTGGCCGAGCGGCGCTTTCACGGTGCCGCCCTGGACGATGTTCGGAGCCTCCAGCGTCAGCTTGCCGCCGCCGGAGAGCACCGTTGCCCCCTTGGAATCGCCCGGCTTGATCGTGAGCGTGCCGTCGGTCGTGCCTCTCACGGCGATCCGGAAATCGCTCAGGGTCGAGGGATAGACCTGGTCCGCGGTCAGGGTGAGGTCGCCGGCCGCCAGGAATTCGCCCAGGAAGTCCCGCTGTTGCTGGGTGGTGCGCACGCCGATCAGGCGCAGGTCGCCGGCGCTTTTCAGGTCGGCGCCGTCGAAGCCTTGCAGGGCGGTGGTGCCGACCAGGTCGATCAGGCCAGCATTGACTTGCAGGCTGCCGTTGCCGGCGGTCGGAGCGGCGTTGCCCGGCCGGGTCTGGGTCGACCCGAGCGCGACATAGGCGGAGTCGAGCGACACCTTGCCGGCGGTGGCGCCGGTGGCGGGTGCGAAGGCCAGCACCGGCGCGTCGAGCACGATGCTGCGTTCGGTGTGCAGGTTGACGCCGCTGGTCAGTTCGATGCGGCCCGGTGTGCGGAGCGTCAACTCGCCGAAGCCGCCGCGTTCGACCTGGCCGACGCTCAGCACCGCCTGGCCGTAGCGGTTGGAGGCCACGGCCTCGCCCTGGACCGTGGCCGTCCCGGCGGGTCCGGACTGGTTCAGCGATATCACGCTGGGGACCTTGGGGAAGGGCGTCTGGCCCACCCCGATTTCGTCGGGTTCGGCCCGGGTGTTCGGATTGAGTTCCAGCGACAGTCCGCCGCCCGCGGCGCCGGTTCCGTCACCGGCCCGTCCGTCCAGTTTCCCGTAGAGCTGGATGCCCTCGGCGGCGCGGATCTCGATGTTGCCGCCGGAGGAGGCGATCTGGCGGCGTTCCTGGGAGATGGCGCCGTTCGGTCCCCTGACCGGGACGTCCAGGCGTCCCTGGGTCCCGGAAACGTCGAGTTCCGAGCCCTCGTCCGCCACGACGAAGCCCCGGTCGGCGTGCAGGGTGATGGTTCCGCCGTCGAGTACCTTGCCGGTCACGTGGTCCGGCCGGTCGCTGTAGAGCAGTGTCGTGCCGGACACGTCCACCTTCGCGCCGGAACCGATCCAGATGCCCTGGTCCGCCTTGAAGCCGGGGTCGGTGCCGGCGGGCGGCGTGACGGTCATCGCCACGTCGCCGCCGGCGGCTTCGAGCGTCCCGTTCATGAAGATGCTGGAATCCGATTTCAGCGAAATCTTGCCGCCCGCATCGGTATGGATCACCGCGCCGTCGCCGATCCGTACCGCCGCGTCCTTTCCGCCCTGGCCGACTTCCTGGGCCAGCACCAGATCGAGTTCGCCGGCCTGGCGCGAAAGCTCCGACAGCAGCTTGACCTGCGCGAAGTCGCGGAAGTTCGAGCCGCTGACGCGGTGGACGGCTTCCGGATCGAGGACGCGGTTCTTGACGCTGAGGCGGATGTCGGTGCCGTCGGTGACGGTGACCCCGCTCTTGTTGGAACCCACGGAATAATGCGCGAACCCGCCCTGGCCGAAGAAATCCGGGTTGAGGACCAGCGGGTCGGCGCCATTGGCGATCTCGGCGTCCGCCGCGCTGCCCAGGATCACCTGGTCGGAGACGAGGCTCAGCGAACCGCCTTTGCCGCCGGCGAAGGCATAGCCTTCGAGCGTGCCGTTCAGCTTGAGGTCCGAGCCGCCGACCGCTGCGGCTTCCAGGCTGATACCGCCGGCGTCCCCGGCCTTGAAGTCGTTGTCGCCGGTGCGCCGTGCGCCGCCGCTGACGTCGATGCGGCTGCCGGAGGCGAGACTGACGTCGCCTTCGGCCTTCACGGAAACGGTTCCGCCGTTCACGAGGACGCGGCTGCGGTCCTGCCCGCTGTTGCCGGTGGCGTCGGCCGGACGGTCGTTGATCCACTGGCCGCTGACGTCGATGGCGGCGCCGGAGCCCAGCTCGATGGCACCGGACAGCTTGCCCAGGGTGGCGCTGGTGAGCCGGGTCGAGAGATCGACTGTGCCGGCATGAGCCGTGATCGTTCCGTCGACCTTGATTTCGCCGCCGGTGAGCACGAGGCTGCCCCCGTCGGCCATCGCGAGGTTCTCACCGGAGCGGATGGCGACCTTGCCGTTGGTCTTGATGTCGGCGTACATGATGCCGGAATCGCGCAGCTTGTCGCCGGAAAGGACCAGGGCGGCCGGTTGGCCGGATTTTCCCGGGTCCTGCGGAAACGGCTCGTCCTTGCCGACGCCGAGCGATGCCGAGGCTCCGCCGAAAATGACGGACTGGGTGCTGTCGGGGCTGCGCGCCAGGTCGATCTTCAGGGTTCCGCCGGCGGGCTGGGTTCCCGTTTCGCGCTGATGGAGGCCGGCTGTCGAGGCGCCGCGCATCTCGGCTTCCAGCGCCAGCGCCGCCGCCTTGATGTCGAGCTTGCCAGCGGCCTTGCCCTCCACGTAGCCTTGTTCGTAGCGTCCCAAGTTCCTGGGGCCGATGATGTCCCAGGTCTTGGCGATGTTCCAGGCTTTGAATTTCTGGCTGACCTGGCCGAAGATGGAGGCATAGGTCTGGTTCGGATCGGCGCTGCCGATGTCCACCGTCTTGCCGTCCGGCGTCAGCAACTGGGTGGTGTCGACGTAACCCGAGCGGTAGGCCACCGATCCGCCGGAGAAGTCTAGCAGCGCGCCGCGCTGCAGGATGGCGTCGCCTTCCGATGCCAGCTTGAGCGTACCGCCGCCTGTGCTGCGTTCGGCGACGGTACGGGCGATACGTTCGAGTTCGCCGGAGATGTCGGCGAGCGGCGTACCCTTGCGGATGTCGACCCGTATCTTCTGGCCGTACAGCACGCCGTCGCGCTGCAGGGGCGAATCGCGCAGCTCGTTGCTGCGCAGCTCGACCGTCACCACGTTGCGTTCCATCGCCACGCCCACGTCCTGGATACCTGAAACGTCGATCCTCGCCCCCTTGTCGACATGGATGCGGGCGTCGTTCTTGACGTTGTCGAGAACGGGGTTGGCGGGGTTTTCGGTTGCCGTCACCGTTATCTTGCCGGAGCGGGAGACCAGTTGCGCACCGTTCTCGATCCGGACCTGGTGCCCCATGACCTCCACCCAGGAAGCGTCCTGCGATTGGCCGTCCACGGCGGTGGCCTGGTCGTTCAGGTCCGGATTCGCCGAGGTCTTGCTGCCGCCTTTCAGGTTCACCGTGGCCTTGGTGCCCAAACCGTCGTCCAGTTCGGCATTGCGCTTGGTGCGGTTCGCTTGCAGCAGCCAGGCATCGCCCTCGCGGCGCACACTGGCGCCCTCCCGCGCCAGGAGGCGCACCGAGCCGTTGACCCGCACCGAGGTGGTCGCCGACACCCGGCCCTGCTGGTTCACCGCGAAGCCCATCAGCGTCACGTTGCCTCGCTCCGCCAGCGCCTTGCCGATGTTGGCGACTTCGCCGCCGGTTCCGACTTCGACGAGGAGCCCGCGCAGATTGGAATCCTTGCCGGCTTCCTGCAGATAGACCTTGTCGGTGGCGGCGACGAGGAGAATCTGGCCGTCCGGCGCGGACAGATCGCCCTTGTTCACCACGGAGGGGGCGGCGGCGATGATGCGGCCGGAATTGGCGGTCTTGACGGAGGAGCCTTCGGCGAACTCGATGCCGATCTTGGTGCGGTTTCCCTTCTCGTCGAGAATGAAATTGCCCTGTTCGTCGAGTCGGTAAACCTTGCCGTCGCCCACCAGCGCCGCGCGTCCGTCCTGATCGACGACTTTGGTGATGCCGCGCTGGAAAGTGTCGTCGGTGATATTCAGCGTGCTGACCAGCAGGGTGTTGACGTCGACCTGCGAGCCCTTGCCGAACAGAAATCCGTTCTGGTTGAGCAGATAAACCTGCCCGTTGGCGGACAGCTTGCCGAAGATGCGGCTGGGATCGTTCTGGAAGATGCGGTTGAGGGCGATGGACGAGGCCGAGGGCTGCTTGAACTGCACGGTGTTTTCCGCGCCGATGTTGAAGCTCTTCCAGTTCAGAATGGCGCGGTCGGAGTGCTGGTTGATCGTCATCATGTTGCCGGCGATCGACTGTTCGGCGCTGCCGCTCGACACGAAGACACCGGCGGGTACCGGCAGGCTTCCGGCCTGCGCGGCACCGCCCGCCAGGAAGGCGCCGGCCAGAACGGTGCGAACGGAGGCGGCCAGCGGCTTCAGGCTGATGTCGGTGGGTGGAAGATTGGCTTTGCGGCTTGCAGGTTCGCGGGTCGTCATGCTCGTTCCCCGATCAGTAATCGTAAGCGATGCGGAAATCGACGCGGGTCTCACCAACCGCGACGCTTTCCGTCCTGGTGAATGGATAGGACCAGAACAGGGTGCCGTTGAGCTTCCGCCACAGCTCGATGTTGAATCCGGCGCCGGTGCTGGCCAGGCTGAAGTGCTGGGGCTGGTCGGGCAATGCGTCCTTGACCCACAGGTAGGCGAGGTCGCCGAAGACCAGGAACCGCAGCAGCCCCATGCCTTCGTAAAGATGTTTGCCGAGGTCCGGGCTGTAGAACTCCAGCGAGCCGTTGACGCCGTTGTCGCCCAGCCGCTCGACCTCGTGGTAGCCGCGCACGCTGAACATGCCGCCGGCTCCCATCTGCTCGTTGCTGATCAGGGGCACATTGGTGACCTGGCCGGTCATCCGAACCTGCATGGACAAGTCCTCCGGCAGCATCTGCCGGTGTCTCACGTCGCCTTTCAGGTAGACGTAGTTGGGGGTTGCTCCGTAGCGGCGGTTTTCGAATTCCTGATAATCCCCCCAGAACAGGACATGGGTTTCCAGGTTGAGCTGGCTGAACGATCCGTCCTCGTAGCCGAGGCTGGCGTCGTAGCCGGCCATGAAGGGCGAATAGCTGATCGGCGTCATCAGGGTGCCGGTATCGGACAGGATGGCCTGGCCGAAGTTTTTGTAATCCCAGCCGACGGTCGCGTAATGGCCGAGATCCTTGGTCAGGCGGGGGAGTGGCTTGATCCAGCGCAGCCCGAAGATCTCGCCATCGCCCACCACGTTGAGGGCGCCGACCGTCGACACGCCGCTTTTCGAACTGAGGCCGATACCGTAGAAGACCATGCGGGCGTCGGAATTGAAGATGTCCATCGGCATCACGTAGGTGCCCGACCAGACCTGGACGTTGTCGGTGTTTTCGGGCGAAATCTGGAACTGCAGCGAGGCGCTGTGATTCAACTGCCAGAGGTTGTCGTAGCGCGCCGAGGCGATCAGGCGGGTGCGGCTGGTGTCGACGCTGTTGCGGCCGTTGAATTCAATCCCCGCGTGCAGGGGAAGCTGATCGTCCACCGCCAGTTCGACTTCGACCGTGCCGGGCGTGTTGCCGGCACGCATGACGGGGGTCACCGTGCGGTCGGGATTCTCCGCCGAGAGCTTGCTGAGCTGTTCCTGTGCGGCGGGCATGTTGAGCGGCTGGCCTTCGGCCAGGGCCGGCACTTTCTCTTTGATATGGCCCAGGGAGAAGTATCGCGATCCGGTGACTTTCAGCCGGTCGACCTTGCCCTCGCTGACCTTGAGGATCACCACGCCCTCATTGACGTCCTGTTCGGGGATGTCCACCAGCGCCGCCGAATAGCCGGCGTCGTGGTAGGCTTTTTCCAGGGCTGCGCGCGCGCTTTCGACGTCGCCGATCGACTTGCCCGGCCCGAGAAAACCGTAGACGGTCTTTTCGACCACTCTCTGATCGAGCATGGAATTGCCTTCGACCCGGTACTCCCAGATATCGAAGGCCGGGGCCTGTTCGGCGGCCGCGTCAGGCGAGGCGCCCTTTTCGGCTGGGTTGCCGGTCGGATCGGCATTGGCCGGCGATGCAGCCAAGGCAAGACAGAAGGGGATGCCGGCAAGGATACCGGTGCGGCTCCGCGGCATTGTTTCTTGCATGTGTTCCATTCGATACCAGAGAGACAGACTTTGCCATTATACGGCGATATGTATTAACGAATATAAATAACAAAAATCAATAACGATAAAACCGGCGTCCCTTTCGGAACGCCGGTCCA
This portion of the Methylococcus mesophilus genome encodes:
- a CDS encoding ShlB/FhaC/HecB family hemolysin secretion/activation protein, whose protein sequence is MQETMPRSRTGILAGIPFCLALAASPANADPTGNPAEKGASPDAAAEQAPAFDIWEYRVEGNSMLDQRVVEKTVYGFLGPGKSIGDVESARAALEKAYHDAGYSAALVDIPEQDVNEGVVILKVSEGKVDRLKVTGSRYFSLGHIKEKVPALAEGQPLNMPAAQEQLSKLSAENPDRTVTPVMRAGNTPGTVEVELAVDDQLPLHAGIEFNGRNSVDTSRTRLIASARYDNLWQLNHSASLQFQISPENTDNVQVWSGTYVMPMDIFNSDARMVFYGIGLSSKSGVSTVGALNVVGDGEIFGLRWIKPLPRLTKDLGHYATVGWDYKNFGQAILSDTGTLMTPISYSPFMAGYDASLGYEDGSFSQLNLETHVLFWGDYQEFENRRYGATPNYVYLKGDVRHRQMLPEDLSMQVRMTGQVTNVPLISNEQMGAGGMFSVRGYHEVERLGDNGVNGSLEFYSPDLGKHLYEGMGLLRFLVFGDLAYLWVKDALPDQPQHFSLASTGAGFNIELWRKLNGTLFWSYPFTRTESVAVGETRVDFRIAYDY
- a CDS encoding filamentous haemagglutinin family protein yields the protein MTTREPASRKANLPPTDISLKPLAASVRTVLAGAFLAGGAAQAGSLPVPAGVFVSSGSAEQSIAGNMMTINQHSDRAILNWKSFNIGAENTVQFKQPSASSIALNRIFQNDPSRIFGKLSANGQVYLLNQNGFLFGKGSQVDVNTLLVSTLNITDDTFQRGITKVVDQDGRAALVGDGKVYRLDEQGNFILDEKGNRTKIGIEFAEGSSVKTANSGRIIAAAPSVVNKGDLSAPDGQILLVAATDKVYLQEAGKDSNLRGLLVEVGTGGEVANIGKALAERGNVTLMGFAVNQQGRVSATTSVRVNGSVRLLAREGASVRREGDAWLLQANRTKRNAELDDGLGTKATVNLKGGSKTSANPDLNDQATAVDGQSQDASWVEVMGHQVRIENGAQLVSRSGKITVTATENPANPVLDNVKNDARIHVDKGARIDVSGIQDVGVAMERNVVTVELRSNELRDSPLQRDGVLYGQKIRVDIRKGTPLADISGELERIARTVAERSTGGGTLKLASEGDAILQRGALLDFSGGSVAYRSGYVDTTQLLTPDGKTVDIGSADPNQTYASIFGQVSQKFKAWNIAKTWDIIGPRNLGRYEQGYVEGKAAGKLDIKAAALALEAEMRGASTAGLHQRETGTQPAGGTLKIDLARSPDSTQSVIFGGASASLGVGKDEPFPQDPGKSGQPAALVLSGDKLRDSGIMYADIKTNGKVAIRSGENLAMADGGSLVLTGGEIKVDGTITAHAGTVDLSTRLTSATLGKLSGAIELGSGAAIDVSGQWINDRPADATGNSGQDRSRVLVNGGTVSVKAEGDVSLASGSRIDVSGGARRTGDNDFKAGDAGGISLEAAAVGGSDLKLNGTLEGYAFAGGKGGSLSLVSDQVILGSAADAEIANGADPLVLNPDFFGQGGFAHYSVGSNKSGVTVTDGTDIRLSVKNRVLDPEAVHRVSGSNFRDFAQVKLLSELSRQAGELDLVLAQEVGQGGKDAAVRIGDGAVIHTDAGGKISLKSDSSIFMNGTLEAAGGDVAMTVTPPAGTDPGFKADQGIWIGSGAKVDVSGTTLLYSDRPDHVTGKVLDGGTITLHADRGFVVADEGSELDVSGTQGRLDVPVRGPNGAISQERRQIASSGGNIEIRAAEGIQLYGKLDGRAGDGTGAAGGGLSLELNPNTRAEPDEIGVGQTPFPKVPSVISLNQSGPAGTATVQGEAVASNRYGQAVLSVGQVERGGFGELTLRTPGRIELTSGVNLHTERSIVLDAPVLAFAPATGATAGKVSLDSAYVALGSTQTRPGNAAPTAGNGSLQVNAGLIDLVGTTALQGFDGADLKSAGDLRLIGVRTTQQQRDFLGEFLAAGDLTLTADQVYPSTLSDFRIAVRGTTDGTLTIKPGDSKGATVLSGGGKLTLEAPNIVQGGTVKAPLGQLNFQASKHLELAAGSITSNSAKGAIIPFGRTQGGLDWIYPLGDQNLVFTAPPEKKLVLDGQKVDIADGSVVDTRGGGDLFAFEFVPGPGGSYDLLDPTSKGYQGAYAILPAFKGTTAPYDPLESANSGLKVGDSVYLSGGGGLKAGYYVLLPAHYALLPGAYLVTPDKGAADIVPGLNLQRADGAPIVAGYRTVSGTGIRDALWSGFAVELGSAARTRAEYSTSGANDFFSAKAAKNEAAVPYLPRDAGSLLISAETALGLDGRVSAKAAANGRGGRLDIDAANIAIVSEGAAGQATGNAIKLVAEKLNGLGVASIAIGGVRDTADGAVTIDTHASNISLEQNAKLRGAEFILTAKENITLAKGSGITAEGSTKDTGTPKVYELDGDAAFLRVSTSDQADLQRSGVSGRTGSIVIGSGATLATSNSMIVDATADMDLSGKLLAQGGSVSLGASRIGLGADASFQNGLALSQAALNALQANELRLNSGSDISLFGAVELASQQLVLRSGGLLGFDNAGQTASIKAGDIRLENPLDVSTSRTGNGTGALSLVADTIELGEGAYALKGYSNVSFEAGKAIIGSGTGTLTASADLDFSAPVVTGDRGADTRIDATGHAVGIRSSGTAQAAADALGAQLSITADSIRNAGTIALKSGVVKLDALKGDVVLAAGSNIDVSGREVRIGNATIKTDGGAVELSSRTGNVALESGAKLALNGSKGGELVVSAAAGGFRFEGSVDAQGAERGGRFALDVRALQNNGDVGGLAGTLASAGFSDGISLRARTGDLHLNAGDTVAARTVELAADLGSVRIDGSLKAQGDNATLDLKAGSGLTLAAGADLQAHGSAEQGGRIALESLGQGPKGGITVASGAHIDVSATDGSANGTLNLRALRTDQDVAVAADLGSSVSGAAETTVEAVRIYDHGSTIGSNDIAAWKADTDAYMANAGAIETRLGLPGGLRAGLEIRSSGDLTLGSAGWDLVDWRYDGRPGVLTLKAGGKLSIDGKLSDGFRDDPKGIDVSGLLGPGATVAVKDMLQTGSSWSYRLQAGTDVVVGKDVAVRTGTGDIDVEAGRDVVLTNAGSAIYTAGRPTDTQRYGNFKNGFVAFQFYGEYPVDGGDISISAGRDVIGARTGQFFDGWLVRTGNWTEGASHQGETPTAWAVAIGGPVGTSAQQGSFQQNVGALGGGNITVEAGRDVSDLSAVIATTGKQVGSPSKPNDPSDTGFNTNEVEISGGGNLTVSAGGDVLGGTFYTGKGIGEISARGAIKSSTNGLGPILALGDSRFSLSAGQDIELGAAINPTVINSASARNFFFTYTDRSGIALESLAGDVRIQNDIPGIVSAVNKLRTAKNQLSFPGASLSALSVYPASLDVAALQGDVVLERSFTTYPAAKAGFSLLAGGNITTGSVGDNVNVTQSDADPSLLPGIANPAKSWEDASQRLQPFGASNLIHAQVPVHRGDSEAARIYAKSNIASVDPLLLVLPKAVDVMAGRDLFDVSLHVQHPDYAMSSVTAGRDIRFTSPRNAQGNLVNLTREVRLSGPGQLWVSAGRNIDLGASEGIYTIGNTENNALADNGASISVMAGLNGNQAHFDKFAEKYDPTSNRYRKLLLDYMRKRTGNDGLKYADAAAAYQALPGDQQHELLLAILYDEIRASAAQAAKTGRRSDYDRGFAAIDTLFPNDGDAKYKGSLSLFFSKIHTVDGGDINLLVPGGGVNAGLAVAFAGSKAASDLGIVAQREGAVNALVNGNFMVNQSRVFAMDGGDITIWSSNGNIDAGRGAKSAIAAPPPRITFDERGNLQVEFPPVVSGSGIRTAASTASLPGDVYLAAPRGVVDAGEAGIGGTNVAIAATAVLGASNIQVGGTATGVPSGNVSVPVVPAGAAAAAGAATQAAMQSTVSDSEEKSDPKVADSSSLNPLKVELLGFGECSTSDIKNGSPGCT